A region of the Fischerella sp. PCC 9605 genome:
TTGATAATTTGCTGGAAGCCATACGCGTAACCTACAATGGCAACGCTTGGATCGATCCGGCGATCGCCCGCATTGTATTACAACAAGCGCAGCAAAATCCACCCAAGCAAGAGATTGTGTCAATGGTTACTGATAATTTCGCTGCTCAAAACTCAGATCGCGCTGAGAATGAGGAGATGATTGACCCATACACCCTCACCGAAAGGGAATTAGAAGTATTGCAGTTAATTGTAGAAGGTTGCAGTAACGCGGTGATTGCCAAAAAGCTTTATATCACCGTTGGAACTGTGAAAACTCACGTCCGCAATATTTTGAATAAGCTATGCGCCGATGACCGTACTCAAGCAGCAGTTCGCGCCTTGCGTTCTGGTTTAGCAAGTTAATCAATTTGTGCTGTGCGATCGCTGTTTAGCTAACTCCGAAGGAGGACAAAACAATTCAAAAGTCACGCATTCAAAAGTCAAAAGTAAAGATTCTAACGCATGACTTTTGACTTGATACTTTTGACTTCCCGAAGGGTGTCTTCCCCCTCTCCCTCCCTGGTCTTACCGCACCAACAATTCATGAATACTGAATCGATGCTTTAGTACCCAGTACCGCGCGAAGCACCTTGACACAACTGAATAAATGTGCATTCCCAAACTAGGCGCGGCTGGGCGTAGCAAAGCAGGGATTTACGAGCTTGTTCTAATTGTTTGATGACATCGGGTTGATACCACTGCTGCCAGTAGGACTGTTGAAGATAATCGACTAACCACAGTTGCGCCTCAGTATCTAAAGCTTTATCAATATCTCTGGCTAATTCCAAGGCTTGACGGTAGTTTTTTGGGGCGTTGGTTACTGCTTGGAGTAGTTGAGGGGGAATCGCTTGCAGTTGTTGATAAGAAGCGATCGCCTCACCAGGGCTACCAGCGGCGATGCTCAATATCGCTGGATCTTGCAAAATTTCTTGATGACCCGTACGTGTTAATATTTCAGCCATTGCGGCTGTATCTAAGCGATAAAAGGGAATGCGTTGGCAGCGCGACACCAATGTTGGCAGAATGGATTCTGAGGAAGGGGCAATTAAAATCAGTGTCGCCTGTCCGGGTTCTTCTAAAGTTTTTAATAACGCATTAGCAGCCGCTTCTGCCATAGTTTCTGCCCCCTCCACTACTACTACATGCCTTGGTGCTTCCAAAGGTGGACGGCCCAGAAACTCGGTAATCTCGCGAATTTGCTCTAGGCGGATTACGGGTGGTGCTTTACGCTTGAGTCCTTTCTCTGCTGCTTCAGTGGCTGTGAGGCGTTGTCCTTGATGCTGGTAGGTTGGCTGTACCCACAACACATCAGGATGGTTGTCTTTTTGGAGTTTGGTGCGGATGATAGGAATAGCTGCGGATGGAGTATTGGTAAATAATAATTCCATAAAGCACCGTGCCGCCAAACTCCGCCCAATACCATCAGGCCCCACAAATAAATAGGCTGGGGCAACTCGATTTTGTTTGACAGCTTGAGTAAGTAATTCTACTGCTTGCGGCTGTCCGAGCAGTTGGGCAAATGGGTCAGTCATAATTTTAGGTATAACAGTTTAACTGAAAACTTGCTTCGCAGCACAAGCTTTAAGTTACGATTAACACGCAGGAGTGACATAGTTATGTTATCAGCCGCCGAAACCGTTAGAATTTACAAAAACCAGCCAGAAATGACCTTTTCTGCCGGTCAAGTCATATTTGAACAAGGTCAGAAAGGGGACTGTATGTATGGTATCTTGATGGGAGAAGTAGAGTTGCATGTTAATGGCAAAGTGGTTGAAACCATCCAGGCAGGCGATGTTTTTGGTGAAGGAGCTTTAGTTCATCCAGATAGAAACAGAGCATCTACTGCGATCGCCAAAACTGACTGCATACTTGCATCCATGAACAAAGAGCGTTTCCTCTTTGCTGTGCAAGAAACTCCTATGTTTGCGCTCAAAGTCATGCAGAGTTTCTCAGCACGCCTGCGGCGTTTGAAGCAACTTGGTTGAAACTGGGCTGTATAGCTTCCCCAACTTGTCTGTTGCTTGTTGAACAATCAAAAGGACTTGACGCATAACTTGCCTACTTGCCTTTACTATAAATGTAAAATTAAGACTTCGGCTCGGAATTATCTTTCTCTTTTGGTGTTTCAGAATAATTCTCGAATAGCCAAATGATAATAGCAGTAATCATGGCACTACTAAAAGATATCAGCCCAACAATTACATCCTTGGAAAGATAATTAGCCAGAAAATTAGCTCGGATACTAGCAACAGGAATTTCGGGGTCTAGACCAACCTGTATACCTGTTGTTCTACCACTTAAACGGACTTCTAAGCCTTTGGGTGGCTCTGATACTTTCAGGGTTTGACCATCAATTTTGAATTCTAAGTCTTGATTAGATTGCGGCTCAGAAATGTTCAGATAAATTAATCTTTGAACACCCGGCTTTTCAATATTCAGAAACTGATTTTTTTCAATTTTTAGGTCTTGTTCTGCCATACGAATCTGACCCTGAATAATTGTAGAAGCATTGAAAAAATCTCTGGGAGAAGCACCTGGCTTCTCACCAGTGTAAAACTGCATATCTTTTACTTCTATGCTCTTACCCAATAACTGGGTTTCTGAATCATCTGAACTTGATCCAGGTAAATTTATGGATAGAGTAGCTAGTTGTTTTAACTCTAAATCATAGACTTGGATATCTGGTTGAAAAGTAAATTCAATTGGCTCTGGTTGATCCGGACTATCTTGTAAACCTAATTCTGGTAATTGATATCCTTCAATGACTACCTGAAGAGGCTGCGCCCCTAAGGAAAGCTGCAAAGGTACTGGAGAATTATTTGGTTGTAGCGAGAGTGAGATAACGTTGGTCTTGCCACCTTTATCTGGATAGGAGATATAACTCAATTCTTTAACTTTTGTATCTTGCTGTAGCCTGAGTTCTAAGAGTTCTAGTTCACTAGTTTTGTCTATATTTTCAGGACGACGAATAATCAATTTACTTTTAGGGTCTACCAATTTAATTTTTAGCTCATTTACTCTGTCTATAACTGGACGAGATTTGCATTTAAATGTGCCTTTTAAAACTAATGTTTGACTTCCTTCTATTGAAATTTGAATAATT
Encoded here:
- a CDS encoding response regulator — encoded protein: MSKIRVVVIEDHDLTRVGIRTALLQKQEIEVVGEAANATEGLKLLKNLQPDIAIIDIGLPDKDGIELTREVKSVANGQESATKVLILTLRDRKEEVLAAFAAGADSYCMKDIKFDNLLEAIRVTYNGNAWIDPAIARIVLQQAQQNPPKQEIVSMVTDNFAAQNSDRAENEEMIDPYTLTERELEVLQLIVEGCSNAVIAKKLYITVGTVKTHVRNILNKLCADDRTQAAVRALRSGLAS
- a CDS encoding DNA polymerase III subunit delta', which gives rise to MTDPFAQLLGQPQAVELLTQAVKQNRVAPAYLFVGPDGIGRSLAARCFMELLFTNTPSAAIPIIRTKLQKDNHPDVLWVQPTYQHQGQRLTATEAAEKGLKRKAPPVIRLEQIREITEFLGRPPLEAPRHVVVVEGAETMAEAAANALLKTLEEPGQATLILIAPSSESILPTLVSRCQRIPFYRLDTAAMAEILTRTGHQEILQDPAILSIAAGSPGEAIASYQQLQAIPPQLLQAVTNAPKNYRQALELARDIDKALDTEAQLWLVDYLQQSYWQQWYQPDVIKQLEQARKSLLCYAQPRLVWECTFIQLCQGASRGTGY
- a CDS encoding cyclic nucleotide-binding domain-containing protein, whose translation is MLSAAETVRIYKNQPEMTFSAGQVIFEQGQKGDCMYGILMGEVELHVNGKVVETIQAGDVFGEGALVHPDRNRASTAIAKTDCILASMNKERFLFAVQETPMFALKVMQSFSARLRRLKQLG